From the Micromonospora sediminicola genome, one window contains:
- a CDS encoding Rv0361 family membrane protein, giving the protein MAYEPAMVPPKKSRRTLFIVLGVVLALCCSGGVVGGFVLYRVAQDATGPARATVDTFAGAIVARDYPAAYRLFCADVRDRLGEADFARQQSAQPELTGYEIVGLNVTNNNGRVRGSANVRFTPRDGVAVNQVLPLVKEDGDWRICD; this is encoded by the coding sequence ATGGCGTACGAGCCGGCCATGGTGCCACCGAAGAAGTCCAGGCGGACGCTGTTCATCGTGCTGGGTGTGGTGCTCGCCCTCTGCTGCTCGGGCGGCGTCGTGGGTGGCTTCGTCCTCTACCGGGTGGCGCAGGACGCCACCGGTCCGGCCCGCGCCACCGTGGACACCTTCGCCGGCGCGATCGTCGCCCGCGACTATCCGGCCGCCTACCGGCTGTTCTGCGCCGACGTGCGCGACCGGCTCGGCGAGGCGGACTTCGCCCGGCAGCAGTCCGCCCAGCCGGAGCTGACCGGCTACGAGATCGTCGGGTTGAACGTCACGAACAACAACGGCCGGGTACGCGGCTCGGCGAACGTCCGCTTCACCCCGCGCGACGGCGTCGCCGTCAACCAGGTCCTCCCGCTGGTCAAGGAAGACGGGGACTGGCGGATCTGCGACTGA
- a CDS encoding class I SAM-dependent methyltransferase → MPAHRPPEPDIRTYYTDVFVEADRLDRSPQGRLEGRRTRDLLARLLPAPPADVLDIGGGPGAYAGPLAAAGHRVHLVDLVPAHVAAARAAFPLVTATVGDARAVPLPDAVADATLLLGPLYHLPDRADRVAALREAARLTRPGGPVVAAVISRNAALIDLTARGLVDDENRWLLREEYATGVNDPRTGFTTAYFHRPDELVGEFTAAGLPDPTVYGVEGPLWPLLNALDTAPSERLFEDAVACAETFERDWSVLGASAHLLAVARA, encoded by the coding sequence ATGCCCGCACACCGTCCACCCGAGCCGGACATCCGCACCTACTACACCGACGTCTTCGTCGAGGCGGACCGGCTCGACCGGTCGCCGCAGGGGCGGCTGGAGGGCCGGCGCACCCGTGACCTGCTGGCCCGGCTGCTGCCCGCCCCGCCCGCCGACGTGCTGGACATCGGCGGCGGGCCGGGAGCCTACGCGGGCCCGCTCGCCGCCGCCGGTCACCGGGTGCACCTGGTCGACCTGGTGCCCGCGCACGTGGCCGCCGCGCGGGCCGCGTTTCCGCTGGTCACGGCCACGGTCGGGGACGCCCGGGCGGTGCCGCTGCCGGACGCGGTGGCCGACGCGACGCTGCTGCTGGGCCCGCTCTACCACCTGCCCGACCGGGCGGACCGGGTGGCGGCGCTGCGGGAGGCGGCGCGGCTGACCCGGCCGGGTGGGCCGGTGGTGGCGGCCGTGATCAGCCGCAACGCGGCCCTGATCGACCTGACCGCGCGGGGCCTGGTGGACGACGAGAACCGCTGGCTGCTGCGGGAGGAGTACGCGACCGGGGTGAACGACCCGCGCACGGGCTTCACCACCGCGTACTTCCATCGGCCGGACGAACTGGTCGGCGAGTTCACCGCGGCCGGGTTGCCCGACCCGACCGTGTACGGGGTGGAGGGTCCGCTCTGGCCGCTGCTGAACGCGCTCGACACCGCCCCGTCCGAGCGGTTGTTCGAGGACGCGGTGGCCTGCGCCGAGACGTTCGAACGGGACTGGTCGGTGCTCGGGGCCAGCGCGCACCTGCTCGCGGTCGCACGCGCCTGA